The Stomoxys calcitrans chromosome 3, idStoCalc2.1, whole genome shotgun sequence genome includes a region encoding these proteins:
- the LOC106087700 gene encoding rRNA N6-adenosine-methyltransferase ZCCHC4 — protein sequence MSLKKMNLPVEKADCKKLSVKCEEEEEGDIHPRCVHGPTVLFYYEDKGHQHGYYACSAHRDKKQCSFHVAVEDLTMKHLQRKYNDAAIIYRSTRQKFQDISPEENKHFCLSCNVPLISNDLDSHVGHDVKHNLSKRLLKNPTIFLPPLDNDKVQAQYFFDEKSLEFFENTLRDLKISKVICMGAPRLHAHLSNLWPNTIKSFLLDFDHRFYYFYNDQQFCWYNMCNNHFFDELQRQEFFKFLKCKSNERSLIFTDPPFGCRTELIGNTLQKLTRLYNKLNELPYQPLPIFWIFPYFSGHYLQQVLPSLQMCDYKINYTNHDSYTDVGKSARKQGSPVRLFTNVPLDLIKLPIQELYKYCSKCERYTALENRHCDKCKSCPSKNGSTYVHCNQCGLCVKPNYVHCQNCRRCTQSEGHNCIEYQSKQRCFICRRLGHIEPRCDLWQNKAICRIFPSHMVEYGRDKRSVITCLLCNGKGHNELHCEKRSLYLKESTFMGETQLCEYAKYKKCI from the exons ATGAGTTTAAAGAAAATGAATTTACCAGTGGAAAAGG CTGACTGCAAAAAGCTTTCGGTGAAATGCGAGGAAGAGGAAGAAGGCGACATACATCCTCGATGTGTGCATGGACCAACTGTATTATTTTACTATGAAGATAAGGGACATCAGCATGGCTATTATGCCTGTTCCGCCCATCGAGACAAGAAACAGTGTTCATTTCATGTCGCTGTTGAAGATTTGACTATGAagcatttgcaaagaaaatacaATGATGCAGCCATCATATATCGAAGTACACGACAAAAG TTCCAGGACATATCGCCAGaggaaaataaacatttttgtttatccTGCAATGTACCTTTGATTAGCAACGATTTAGATTCTCATGTTGGCCATGATGTAAAACATAATTTGTCAAAGAGACTGTTAAAAAATCCGACAATTTTTCTGCCTCCCTTGGATAATGATAAGGTGCAAGCTCAAtattttttcgatgaaaaatcattggaattttttgaaaacactTTGAGAGATTTGAAAATAAG CAAAGTTATTTGTATGGGAGCTCCCCGCCTGCATGCCCACCTGTCTAACCTTTGGCCGAATACTATTAAGAGTTTCTTGTTGGATTTTGATCATCGGTTTTACTACTTTTACAATGACCAACAATTTTGCTGGTATAATATGTGCAATAATCACTTCTTTGACGAACTACAAAGACAAGAGTTTTTCAAGTTTCTAAAGTGTAAAAG CAATGAAAGATCACTTATATTCACCGATCCTCCTTTTGGCTGCCGCACTGAATTGATAGGCAATACATTACAAAAACTCACCCGTCTATACAACAAACTGAATGAATTGCCATATCAACCTTTGCCCATATTCTGGATATTCCCCTATTTCTCTGGCCATTATCTGCAACAAGTTTTACCCTCCCTGCAAATGTGcgattataaaataaattatacgAATCACGATTCCTACACAGATGTGGGCAAATCAGCTCGCAAGCAAGGATCTCCGGTTCGTTTGTTTACAAATGTTCCCTTGGACCTTATCAAATTGCCCATACAGGAACTCTATAAGTATTGCTCCAAATGCGAAAGATATACAGCGCTAGAGAATCGACATTGTGACAAATGCAAAAGTTGTCCTTCGAAAAATGGCTCAACCTATGTGCACTGCAATCAGTGTGGCCTGTGTGTTAAGCCCAATTATGTGCATTGTCAAAATTGCCGCCGTTGTACACAAAGTGAGGGTCATAACTGCATTGAATATCAATCGAAACAGAGGTGTTTTATATGTCGTCGCCTGGGTCACATTGAACCACGTTGTGATTTATGGCAAAACAAAGCAATTTGTCGAATATTTCCCTCGCACATGGTGGAGTATGGTAGAGATAAAAGATCAGTTATTACATGTCTACTGTGCAATGGCAAGGGTCACAATGAACTGCATTGTGAAAAGCGTTCCTTATATCTGAAGGAATCGACTTTTATGGGAGAAACACAATTGTGTGAATATGCTAAGTACAAAAAATGTATATGA